The genomic region CAAGGAAGAATTCGAAGCGGCGATGCAACAGGATTCCGCGAACGAACTCGCGCCTTACAACATTGGGATCATTCTTTTTAACGATAATCTTTACAACGAGGCGATCACGATCTTCAAAGAGATCATCCAAAAGAATCCCGAATTTTCGGACGCACACTATCAAATCTCTTATATCTATTATAAGCGCGGCGATTTAGAACAGGCCGAAAAGGAAATTCGCAAGGCGCTCGATTTGGAAAGAAACGAAATCAATCTTTTCGCTTTGATTCGGATTCTTTCCGAACAAAAAACGAAGATGGCGAATCCTTCCCACAAAAAAGAAGTTTTGGATTTGGGAAGAGAACTTGCCGAAAAGTTTCCTTCTTCTCCGCACGCGGCTCAAGCGGAACGTCTCGTGATCGCGGACGAGGATAATCCGGTGATTCTTCAATCGTATCAAAGCAGAGGAAAGCTGATCGGCGTTCCGGTACTGATTAACAATTCCGTAATATTGAATTACGGAACGAGCGTGGAATCTTTGGATAAGGATCGAGGCGTTCGTCACTGGAGAATTCAAACTTCCGTCCCTTATAAATTCTTACTCGCGGATAAACGTTTGATCGGAGTTTCGGATAAGAAACTCGAAGTGATGGATTTAAAAACCGGCATCGTGTTGAGAGAAATCAAACTTCCATCCGGCGAAGTCAAAAAGGCGAACTTATCGGGAGAAAACATTCTCGTGGAAATCGCGACCGGAAAAAACTCGAAGATCTACAGTTATTCGGATCAGCTTGAGTTGAACGGTTCGATCGCTTTCGAAGGTTCGTTTTGGTCCGGAGTAAAATCGGGAGTTTTATTCTCCGTAACTCAAAAAGACGGAATTCAAGCGCAAGTATATGAAGCTTCTCTAAAAGACTTAAATCCTAAAAAGATTTCCCAAAAAGGAAGCGGCGATCTGAGATATTTGGGTTCTTATGAAACCGGAATCTTCTTTCTTTCCGGAAAGAAAATCGTTTCCGTCGAAAACGATAAGTCTACTTCGATCGACTTGCCGAACGAATCCGCTTCTCAGTTCGTGGTTCGTTCTCCGTATCTTTGGTTTCACGCGGGTAAGACCGTCTATCGTGTCGAGTCCGGTTCTTTGAAGGTAAGTTCTTTTACGGTCGAGGCTTCGGACATCGAAGGAATTCTTCCGGGTAAAAAAGACGACGGGATCGTTCTTTTCAAATCCGGGAAAGCGATCCGTTACGGAATCGACGGAAAACCGATCTGGTCTTATCCTCTCAAGGACGAGGACGGAAAGATTTATTCTTTGGTGTATCGCTGACGCTGATCGCCGAGGAAACTTATTTCTTGGAAAGAATCTGATCGATATAATAGATTCTTTTTCCTTCTTCCCGTTTCTTTCTCTCGAAGTGAGAAACGGGAATTTCGCTTCTTTCCAATCTGAGTTCCGCCGTTTCCGGTTTAAAAACTTCCGAATCTCTGAATAGACGAATCGCTTTTCTTGCATAAGGACCGTAATCGGTTGCAAAGGAGAATTTACCGCCCGGCGGTAGAAGGATCCGAAGCGACTCCAAGAATTTAGAGTTCATCGTTCGATTTTTATGATGTCTTCTTTTGGGCCAAGGATCGGGAAAGTTCAAAAGAATCTCGCCGAAAACTTCCTCTTCGAACACGTCTTCCAAAAACCAATTGAAGTTTACGCAAAGAATCTTAACGTTATCGAGAGAATGTTTTTCGATTCCGCGTATCGTATGACGGATGCGATCGAATTTTTTTTCCATCAACACGAATCCGGTGTTCGGTCTTTGACGGGCCATGGCGATCGCCACTTCTCCCCAACCGGAACCAAGCTCTAAAAAATATGTCTCGAACTCTTTTGAGAATAAATTTTCTTTT from Leptospira kmetyi serovar Malaysia str. Bejo-Iso9 harbors:
- the trmB gene encoding tRNA (guanine(46)-N(7))-methyltransferase TrmB, coding for MIQELEQKLWSIAGGIPFASDYFLQASPVRKLKKENLFSKEFETYFLELGSGWGEVAIAMARQRPNTGFVLMEKKFDRIRHTIRGIEKHSLDNVKILCVNFNWFLEDVFEEEVFGEILLNFPDPWPKRRHHKNRTMNSKFLESLRILLPPGGKFSFATDYGPYARKAIRLFRDSEVFKPETAELRLERSEIPVSHFERKKREEGKRIYYIDQILSKK